One Rhipicephalus microplus isolate Deutch F79 chromosome 4, USDA_Rmic, whole genome shotgun sequence genomic window carries:
- the LOC119171772 gene encoding acetylcholinesterase-1, protein MKSPSSLSVRARPFLLPGMESWKPLRRPCRAQRSSVSLPVWCVAALCLSCLSGVLADESQTPLVRIENGLLAGKRISVLGKDVDAFLGIPYALPPIGNLRFEKPQPADAWEGTFRAVNKPPPCRQLDMPFLAGTRLHYSNTTTEDCLYANVWRPSSSCPNSESCGAKLPVIVFIHGGALQWGDSSLFIHDPSVFVAESDVVFVTFNYRVSMFGFLSAKNPDLPGNTGMWDQVHLLKWVQKNIEKFGGDPTMVTLKGQSAGAITAGLHATSPQSKGLFNRIIMESSTPLSLFLTMSFNVVGQFVNVANAHGCIDNSKDWREETHAIVNCLRKVEADTIIAKLKEETTFKQMFPMVFGDQFFPNDPLDPETYASLHVKEILLGTTTDEGTVFLNNIRNVAPQFEDYISGNYRLAVTLALKTMFNIPLSHARDITVAYFGDQSVEHNRKSVIDIVCELFADATIYCPTLMFADVVTQRGVKAYRYVFAHRASDNYWPEWIGVTHGDDLPYTMGSLLLPKDENLFTPPVGQDLRDLVLKKTHTSDEEEFVKQIVASWTAFAKHGTPAMVTPGDKWPAHMTSNTLLVSLKPNSFNVTAEQRRSRCNLWKPLLLRKSSSHASQSSSHQTPKTTTAKPTSKTPKAKLSPDKANSVFKKRPSSSAINLPSSLVTVALAFLTASQW, encoded by the exons ATGAAGAGCCCAAGTAGCCTTAGCGTGCGTGCGCGGCCTTTCCTGTTGCCGGGGATGGAGTCGTGGAAGCCACTTCGTAGACCCTGCCGAGCGCAGCGAAGCTCGGTCTCTCTGCCGGTGTGGTGCGTTGCCGCGCTGTGCCTTTCGTGTCTCAGTGGTGTCCTCGCCGACGAATCCCAGACTCCACTGGTGCGGATCGAAAACGGACTTCTCGCTGGCAAGCGAATCTCGGTGTTGGGGAAGGATGTAGACGCGTTCCTCGGCATACCGTACGCTTTGCCCCCAATAGGCAACCTGCGATTCGAGAAGCCGCAGCCTGCCGATGCTTGGGAAGGCACGTTTCGAGCCGTCAACAAGCCACCGCCATGCCGTCAGCTGGACATGCCCTTTTTGGCGGGTACACGTCTACACTATTCCAACACTACCACCGAAGATTGCCTGTACGCAAACGTGTGGAGGCCTTCGTCCAGCTGTCCCAACTCCGAGTCATGCGGTGCCAAGCTACCCGTCATCGTGTTTATACACGGCGGAGCGTTGCAATGGGGAGATTCGAGTTTGTTCATACATGACCCGTCTGTGTTCGTCGCCGAATCGGATGTCGTGTTCGTCACGTTCAACTACCGTGTGAGCATGTTCGGATTCCTTTCTGCCAAGAACCCGGACCTTCCAGGTAACACGGGCATGTGGGATCAGGTTCACCTCTTGAAATGGGTTCAGAAAAACATCGAGAAATTCGGTGGTGACCCTACAATGGTGACGCTCAAAGGTCAGAGCGCCGGCGCCATCACAGCCGGCCTGCACGCCACGTCTCCGCAGAGTAAGGGCCTCTTCAACCGAATCATCATGGAAAGCAGCACGCCATTATCGCTGTTTCTCACCATGAGTTTCAATGTCGTCGGTCAATTCGTGAACGTCGCCAACGCACACGGTTGCATCGACAACTCGAAAGACTGGAGGGAGGAGACCCACGCCATCGTCAACTGCCTCAGGAAAGTTGAAGCTGACACCATTATCGCCAAATTGAAGGAGGAGACCACTTTCAAGCAGATGTTCCCTATGGTCTTCGGCGACCAGTTCTTTCCCAACGACCCCTTGGATCCCGAAACGTACGCAAGTCTACACGTAAAAGAGATTCTGCTGGGAACGACGACGGACGAAGGTACAGTCTTCCTGAACAACATACGCAACGTAGCACCACAGTTTGAAGACTACATATCTGGAAACTACCGTCTTGCCGTGACACTGGCGTTGAAGACCATGTTCAACATTCCACTGTCTCACGCGCGCGATATCACGGTTGCCTACTTCGGAGATCAGAGCGTGGAGCACAACAGAAAGTCCGTTATCGACATCGTCTGCGAGCTCTTTGCTGACGCCACGATTTACTGCCCGACACTGATGTTCGCGGATGTTGTGACTCAAAGAGGCGTGAAGGCATATCGTTACGTATTCGCCCACAGAGCCTCGGACAACTACTGGCCAGAGTGGATAGGCGTCACACACGGGGACGACTTGCCTTACACAATGGGTTCGTTACTCCTGCCTAAAGACGAGAACCTGTTTACCCCTCCAGTTGGACAAGACCTTCGTGACTTGGTTCTCAAGAAGACTCATACTTCAGACGAAGAGGAGTTCGTCAAGCAGATAGTCGCAAGTTGGACGGCGTTTGCGAAACACGG CACGCCTGCAATGGTGACACCTGGAGACAAGTGGCCCGCGCACATGACCAGCAATACGCTGCTTGTAAGCCTCAAGCCGAACAGCTTCAACGTGACAGCAGAACAGCGCAGGTCACGGTGCAACCTCTGGAAACCATTGCTGTTGCGCAA GTCCTCATCGCACGCATCGCAAAGTTCATCTCATCAAACCCCGAAAACCACTACTGCAAAACCCACTTCCAAGACACCGAAGGCGAAGTTGTCACCCGATAAGGCAAATTCGGTCTTCAAGAAACGACCGTCGTCGAGTGCCATCAATCTTCCATCAAGTCTGGTTACGGTTGCCCTCGCCTTTCTCACAGCTTCCCAATGGTGA
- the LOC119171575 gene encoding acetylcholinesterase-1, which produces MRTGVSFEKHHLREPSKNIGVQKMKSVAHIFLSFFALCSMRGISTLDPPIVHTTSGSVAGRRLHLEHGDVDAFLGIPYATPPIGRLRFRKPLPVKPWKGVLNSTKKTMACWQTDFTPLRNVSLVYPVATEDCLHINVWRPSDVCDEAVSCRGKNLSVVVFIHGGAFQWGDAGLFIYDPANFVALSNVIYVTFNHRLGIMGFYPSSTDSLPGNVGFYDQLSALRWVRDNIASFGGNPDAVTLAGHSAGAISVGLHCTSAISRGLFKRAILQSGSPITLIIGVAFSGSVLFREHAEKLGCYDSEAGTRKKIPEILQCLRRLDAKKIYSAIGSKSIQNQLFVPDSGDDFLPTNFLSAANWKKMHVDEMLIGTTSEEGALFFDIIRNAAPDLDSALTDDYRKGVKVALYLVFEIPLDKTNDIVEHYFGPPEVQHDQESVIRILGTLMADVLFNCPAHIFATTASNEGVATYVYKFAHRPSYSLWPEHYGPTHVEELPFTLGTLPFFSDESRLMSPPLTEETKEFVKSIRFTPEEQSLMLQTVGAWSSFVKKGKIPLLGSNETWPKYSAESPEYVIMRPHSFKRTKLSEPCHLFKPFLVKE; this is translated from the exons ATGCGAACGGGAGTTTCATTTGAGAAACATCATCTACGGGAACCGTCAAAGAATATAGGCGTTCAGAAAATGAAGTCCGTTGCCCacatttttctgtcttttttcgcCCTATGTTCGATGCGTGGAATTTCAACACTCGACCCACCAATCGTACACACAACTTCAGGATCGGTGGCCGGACGACGCTTGCATCTCGAGCACGGAGACGTCGATGCCTTCCTCGGAATACCATATGCGACGCCACCGATCGGACGACTGAGATTCCGGAAACCGCTGCCCGTGAAACCCTGGAAAGGCGTGTTAAATTCCACAAAAAAGACAATGGCGTGCTGGCAGACGGACTTCACTCCGCTTCGAAACGTGAGCCTAGTTTACCCAGTAGCAACAGAAGACTGCCTTCACATCAACGTGTGGAGGCCATCCGATGTCTGCGACGAAGCAGTTAGCTGCCGCGGAAAAAACCTTTCCGTGGTCGTATTCATACACGGCGGTGCCTTTCAGTGGGGCGACGCTGGGCTTTTCATTTACGACCCGGCTAATTTCGTCGCGCTTTCAAATGTCATTTATGTCACGTTCAATCACCGACTGGGCATCATGGGCTTCTACCCGTCCTCGACCGACAGCTTACCGGGAAACGTCGGCTTCTACGATCAGCTGTCAGCGTTGCGGTGGGTCAGGGATAACATCGCGAGCTTCGGAGGAAATCCCGATGCCGTCACTCTTGCGGGGCACAGTGCGGGAGCCATAAGTGTGGGACTGCACTGCACATCGGCCATCAGCCGGGGCCTCTTCAAGAGGGCCATCCTTCAAAGCGGCTCGCCGATCACGTTAATCATCGGCGTGGCCTTCTCGGGTTCGGTACTGTTTCGGGAGCATGCTGAAAAATTGGGATGTTACGACTCCGAAGCCGGAACTCGAAAAAAGATACCCGAGATCTTGCAGTGTTTACGTCGGCTTGATGCGAAAAAAATCTACAGCGCTATCGGTTCTAAATCTATACAAAACCAACTATTCGTACCAGATTCGGGAGATGACTTCCTTCCCACAAACTTTCTGTCTGCCGCGAACTGGAAAAAAATGCACGTCGACGAAATGCTTATCGGCACAACGTCTGAGGAAGGGGCGCTATTCTTCGACATCATTCGCAACGCGGCCCCGGACCTGGACTCTGCTCTGACTGATGATTATAGAAAGGGTGTCAAGGTCGCCCTGTACCTCGTGTTTGAGATTCCCCTAGACAAAACTAACGACATTGTGGAGCATTACTTTGGCCCTCCTGAAGTACAACATGACCAAGAAAGTGTGATAAGAATACTCGGCACTCTGATGGCGGATGTTTTGTTCAATTGCCCCGCGCATATCTTCGCGACAACAGCGTCGAATGAAGGCGTCGCCACGTACGTCTACAAGTTCGCCCACCGGCCGTCGTACAGTTTGTGGCCCGAGCACTACGGCCCGACGCACGTGGAGGAACTGCCGTTCACGCTTGGTACTCTGCCGTTTTTCTCAGACGAGAGCCGCCTAATGTCGCCGCCTTTGACAGAAGAAACGAAGGAGTTCGTCAAATCCATTCGATTCACGCCCGAAGAACAGTCACTCATGCTGCAAACTGTTGGTGCTTGGTCTTCATTCGTCAAGAAAGG AAAAATTCCACTGCTGGGCTCGAATGAAACGTGGCCCAAGTACTCAGCTGAATCCCCCGAGTATGTGATTATGAGACCCCACAGTTTCAAGCGAACAAAGCTCAGTGAACCATGCCACCTCTTCAAGCCTTTCCTAGTAAAGGAGTGA